In Dromiciops gliroides isolate mDroGli1 chromosome 5, mDroGli1.pri, whole genome shotgun sequence, the following are encoded in one genomic region:
- the CXCR6 gene encoding C-X-C chemokine receptor type 6, with the protein MEEYEYDPDVWKSLENISKEEHENFLKFSRIFLPCTYLLVFSFGLVGNCLVLAVYIFFQKAKSLTDQFLLNLPIADLLFICTLPIWAYATIQEWVFGQVMCKVVLGMYTLNFYTSMLFLTCITIDRFIAVVQATKTHIYQAKRMTVGKTICVAIWVVSLLVAIPQFTYASVSQKNKQVCHNEEGELSTVILSTQMTIGFFLPLVAMLVCYSVITKTLIHAKGFQKHKSLKIIFLVVAVFLVTQMPFNLMKLIRTTDWEYDTDPCFLYALVVTEAIAYLRACLNPVLYAFIGLKFRRNFWKLMKALKCPHAAGKASQCKSSDDTSKSFIASNNAQATNMYQLSQMPTIQTSPYASIMHLPCVPDIALNAIE; encoded by the coding sequence ATGGAAGAATATGAATACGATCCCGATGTTTGGAAATCGTTGGAGAACATCAGCAAGGAGGAACATGAGAATTTCCTGAAATTCAGCAGAATCTTCCTACCCTGCACGTATTTGCTGGTGTTTTCCTTTGGCCTGGTGGGAAACTGTCTGGTGCTGGCAGTCtatatttttttccagaaggcaaagagcCTGACTGACCAGTTTCTTCTGAACTTACCCATAGCTGACCTGCTGTTTATCTGCACTCTGCCAATCTGGGCTTATGCTACCATTCAAGAGTgggtctttgggcaagtcatgtgcAAGGTTGTTCTGGGGATGTACACCTTAAATTTCTACACATCCATGCTGTTCCTCACCTGCATCACCATTGACCGGTTTATTGCAGTCGTTCAGGCCACCAAGACCCACATCTATCAAGCCAAAAGGATGACTGTGGGAAAGACCATCTGTGTGGCCATTTGGGTGGTCTCTCTATTGGTTGCCATCCCACAGTTCACCTATGCCAGTGTTTCTCAGAAGAACAAACAGGTTTGTCACAATGAAGAAGGGGAGCTTTCTACTGTGATCCTCTCCACCCAAATGACAATTGGGTTCTTCCTGCCTCTCGTAGCCATGCTCGTCTGCTACTCGGTCATCACCAAGACCTTAATCCATGCCAAAGGGTTCCAGAAGCACAAGTCTTTAAAGATTATCTTCTTGGTGGTGGCAGTGTTCCTGGTGACCCAAATGCCCTTCAACCTCATGAAGCTGATCCGTACCACGGACTGGGAGTATGACACAGACCCCTGCTTCCTTTATGCCCTTGTGGTAACAGAGGCCATTGCCTATCTGCGGGCCTGCCTCAACCCTGTGCTATATGCCTTCATCGGGCTGAAATTCAGAAGGAACTTCTGGAAACTCATGAAGGCCCTCAAGTGCCCCCATGCCGCAGGGAAAGCAAGCCAGTGCAAGTCCAGCGATGACACCTCTAAAAGCTTTATTGCCTCCAACAATGCCCAGGCCACCAACATGTACCAGCTGTCACAAATGCCCACAATTCAGACAAGCCCATATGCATCTATTATGCACCTACCATGTGTGCCAGACATCGCGCTAAATGCAATCGAGTGA